One region of Cheilinus undulatus linkage group 4, ASM1832078v1, whole genome shotgun sequence genomic DNA includes:
- the LOC121508768 gene encoding uncharacterized protein LOC121508768: MSLFEAKRNDFSFSLVISRPKTKARLSNDGACLCWLTVSLLCGSAVFSYDISGQKQLPNVPLDQDKDDQDRDSSFHQLRANIPSYLQPICPYSLLMNTEDYNNMPKPRHRQLSHLLHLMGSSLDLFWMSIEQPSEAPWDDDGEEQPAPLLDTTPILISCRIPLPTDLLPSTPLQPTQTLTLNVCCHDTASNTSGRNVMDEA; the protein is encoded by the exons ATGTCACTGTTT GAAGCCAAGAGGAATGATTTCTCATTCTCCCTTGTCATATCAAGACCTAAGACAAAGGCAAGACTGTCTAATGACGGTGCCTGTCTCTGCTGGTTAACTGTGTCTCTTCTTTGTGGATCAGCAGTATTTTCTTATGATATTTCAGGTCAGAAGCAGCTTCCAAATGTTCCCCTGGATCAAGACAAGGATGACCAAGACAGGGATTCATCATTTCATCAACTGAGAGCTAACATACCATCCTACTTGCAGCCAATCTGCCCATACAGCCTGCTGATGAACACTGAAGACTACAATAACATGCCTAAACCAAGACATCGTCAGCTGTCTCACCTCCTACATCTCATGGGTTCATCCCTTGACCTGTTCTGGATGTCTATAGAGCAGCCATCTGAAGCTCCTTGGGATGATGATGGAG AAGAACAGCCCGCTCCACTGCTGGACACCACCCCGATATTAATCAGCTGCCGTATTCCGCTGCCAACAGACCTCCTACCATCAACTCCTTTGCAGCCTACACAGACCCTGACTTTGAATGTGTGTTGTCACGACACAGCCAGCAACACCAGTGGAAGGAATGTGATGGATGAAGCTTGA